A genomic segment from Luteolibacter ambystomatis encodes:
- a CDS encoding glucan biosynthesis protein: protein MTAAPKPLSASLLLVLTATGMAAEEFSYDSLRAEARTLAAAPYEAPKDNLADYWKNLTYDQHRDIRFKMESGLWWDQKVNFSVDFFHPGWTTKRTISVSEVVGGKSSHLDFNQSLFNYGKNVIPKGTPAPQGYAGWRARTHLNSEDYMDEFLVFQGASYFRAIPQKTVYGLSARGLSLNSGLPGVPEEFPDFTEFHLQRPGKEDKSLKAWALLNGPSVAGAYQFTVTPGVETVMDVEAELTFRRPVQQVGLAPFSSMFWFGEGTQPRPYDHRPEVHDSDGVLMELGSGNLHFRPLEHANDRFRHCVFRLEKPRSWSLLQRDRSFSSYQDLEAGYHNRPSVKVEPVEGFDLGKLHLIEMPTHDETDDNVILLWEPEPGLEVGKAYRFHYRLRWMRDPAPSGLFQVKATRPGVPVKQPGQMLVSVDFAKPLYPEKKVGDPKWDDATKIKPVVTLNKEGVKLVHVGLTDLSMANVDDIAVADGRNPAMHMPQVLRAFFVFEPGQEKDIDMTCELQDASGKVLSERWVYLWSK, encoded by the coding sequence GTGACCGCCGCTCCGAAGCCACTTTCCGCCTCCCTCCTGCTCGTCCTGACCGCCACTGGCATGGCTGCGGAGGAGTTCTCCTATGACTCGCTCCGCGCCGAGGCCCGCACGCTGGCCGCCGCGCCCTACGAAGCGCCGAAGGACAATCTGGCCGACTATTGGAAGAATTTGACCTACGACCAGCATCGTGACATCCGCTTCAAGATGGAGTCCGGCCTGTGGTGGGACCAGAAGGTGAATTTCTCCGTGGATTTCTTCCATCCCGGCTGGACCACGAAGCGCACCATCTCCGTGTCCGAGGTGGTGGGGGGCAAATCGAGCCACCTCGATTTCAACCAGAGCCTCTTCAATTACGGCAAGAACGTCATCCCGAAGGGCACGCCCGCGCCGCAGGGCTACGCCGGCTGGCGCGCTCGCACGCACCTGAACTCGGAGGACTACATGGATGAGTTCCTGGTGTTCCAGGGTGCGAGCTACTTCCGCGCGATCCCCCAGAAAACCGTGTATGGTCTTTCCGCCCGTGGCCTCTCGCTGAACAGCGGTCTGCCCGGGGTGCCGGAGGAGTTTCCGGATTTCACCGAATTCCACCTCCAGCGTCCGGGCAAGGAGGACAAGTCGCTCAAAGCTTGGGCGTTGCTCAATGGCCCGAGTGTCGCGGGGGCGTATCAATTCACCGTCACCCCCGGCGTGGAAACCGTGATGGATGTGGAGGCCGAGCTGACGTTCCGCAGACCGGTCCAACAGGTCGGCCTCGCGCCATTCTCCAGCATGTTCTGGTTCGGCGAGGGTACCCAGCCGCGCCCCTATGATCATCGCCCGGAGGTTCACGACAGCGATGGTGTCCTGATGGAACTGGGCAGCGGCAATCTCCACTTCCGCCCCTTGGAACATGCCAATGACCGCTTCCGCCATTGTGTCTTCCGCCTGGAGAAACCGCGCTCGTGGTCGCTGCTGCAGCGTGATCGTTCGTTCTCGTCCTATCAGGATCTGGAGGCCGGTTATCACAACCGCCCGAGCGTGAAGGTGGAGCCGGTGGAGGGCTTCGACCTCGGCAAGCTGCACCTCATCGAGATGCCCACGCATGACGAGACGGATGACAACGTGATCCTGCTGTGGGAACCGGAGCCGGGCTTGGAAGTGGGCAAGGCCTATCGCTTCCATTACCGCCTGCGCTGGATGCGCGATCCCGCGCCGTCCGGGCTTTTCCAAGTGAAGGCCACGCGCCCCGGTGTGCCGGTGAAGCAGCCGGGCCAGATGCTGGTTTCGGTCGATTTCGCCAAGCCGCTTTACCCTGAGAAGAAAGTCGGTGATCCGAAGTGGGACGATGCCACCAAGATCAAGCCGGTGGTCACGCTGAACAAGGAAGGCGTGAAGCTCGTCCACGTCGGCCTCACCGATCTGAGCATGGCGAACGTGGATGATATCGCCGTCGCCGATGGCCGCAATCCGGCGATGCATATGCCGCAGGTGCTGCGCGCGTTCTTCGTGTTCGAGCCCGGACAGGAGAAGGACATCGACATGACCTGCGAGCTCCAGGATGCATCCGGCAAAGTCCTTTCCGAGCGCTGGGTGTATTTGTGGAGCAAGTGA
- a CDS encoding ferritin-like domain-containing protein: MNIDYWIAHFRRNGIERPEPDWDAPLDLQGKRLAKLTRSIQQFQLGDGGGPAYLIAWNRESLLTSDPGIHTLVDLWFAEEVEHSRLLGVMLARLGGRPIDNHWSFGLFCGLRKWLGVGFELYALLLTEIVSHVYYKMLHRHGGDEALRGMCRLIIRDEAGHIAFHRARLASDGRHKGKRYGRLWEALFRLRGLTAGTVLWINHRGALVALGATDREFYSTIWRDMGKFIAGLREDVVRNLGADASLSIKQECKTEVC; the protein is encoded by the coding sequence ATGAACATCGACTATTGGATCGCCCACTTCCGCCGCAATGGCATCGAACGCCCGGAACCGGATTGGGATGCACCACTCGATCTCCAAGGCAAGCGGCTGGCAAAACTGACCCGCTCGATCCAACAATTCCAGCTCGGTGATGGCGGCGGTCCGGCCTATCTGATCGCATGGAACCGCGAAAGTCTGCTGACCTCGGATCCCGGCATCCACACGCTGGTGGACCTGTGGTTCGCGGAAGAAGTCGAGCATTCCCGGTTGCTCGGCGTGATGCTCGCACGGCTCGGTGGAAGGCCGATCGACAACCACTGGAGCTTCGGGCTCTTCTGCGGACTGCGGAAATGGCTCGGGGTCGGCTTCGAGCTCTACGCTTTGCTGCTCACCGAGATCGTAAGCCATGTGTACTACAAGATGCTGCACCGCCACGGCGGGGATGAAGCGCTGCGCGGCATGTGCCGCCTGATCATCCGCGACGAAGCCGGGCACATCGCCTTTCATCGCGCCCGCCTCGCCAGTGATGGCCGCCACAAGGGCAAACGTTACGGCCGCCTTTGGGAGGCCCTTTTCCGCCTGCGTGGCTTGACCGCCGGAACAGTGCTGTGGATCAATCACCGTGGCGCGCTGGTGGCGCTGGGTGCCACCGACCGCGAGTTCTACAGCACCATCTGGCGGGACATGGGCAAGTTCATCGCCGGGCTGCGGGAGGACGTCGTGAGGAACCTTGGCGCGGATGCGTCGCTGTCGATAAAGCAAGAGTGCAAAACGGAAGTTTGTTAG
- a CDS encoding DUF4870 domain-containing protein: MESDTSMPPVPPPMVQPPAAPPMLPQPPPALPPGMMIPSPTYPLSTEEERTMGLLCHLLPIFTGFLGPLILWLVRKDQSRYIDHHGREALNFQITKLIYLFSGGALMILLMFLGGIGIVLFPVLFIVAILMLVAEIMAAIAANRGEWYRYPCCIRVL, from the coding sequence ATGGAATCCGATACCTCCATGCCACCGGTGCCGCCGCCGATGGTGCAGCCACCTGCCGCACCGCCGATGCTGCCGCAGCCGCCTCCGGCATTGCCGCCCGGCATGATGATTCCATCACCCACCTATCCATTGTCCACGGAAGAGGAACGGACGATGGGATTATTGTGCCATCTCCTGCCAATCTTCACCGGTTTCCTCGGCCCGCTGATCCTGTGGCTGGTGCGAAAAGACCAGTCCCGCTATATCGACCACCATGGCCGCGAGGCGTTGAACTTCCAGATCACAAAGCTGATCTATCTCTTCAGCGGCGGCGCGCTGATGATCCTGCTGATGTTTCTTGGTGGCATCGGCATCGTCCTGTTCCCGGTGCTTTTCATCGTGGCCATTCTCATGCTGGTGGCGGAAATCATGGCCGCCATCGCCGCGAACCGCGGAGAGTGGTACCGCTATCCGTGCTGCATCCGGGTGCTCTGA
- a CDS encoding alginate export family protein, with product MKATTTSLLMLTAAPVFAGTPAPQVDAPASSGSWLDDFKLDAELRARAEWTDNVRDFNDDLNASDDDGWLATRARLGLGWTPEKWLKIYAQGQDVREFFSGRPHDTLGGANGDDSFDLRQAYIQLGDLKQWPLQLTLGRQPLDYGSKRILADSVWGNYGRTFDAAKLTWQINKDWSVDAFAGNVVTIEEDQFNDSDHNADLIGIYATGKIPLGQTLDFYAIHLDSEHSTMAPVKGDFWTLGSRLFKKPGKDSPWDWELEAVLQTGNVMFGKKDLDLLAFGGQATLGYTFADCTWSPRLSANYSYASGDDDRTDGDQHRLQPVYPSTHTMNGLLDSIGWANVHDPYLEFTVVPAKDWKIGLQGHAFFRAETGDFVYRANGSTPVRMPAGYNGESFVGTELDLYVQGALTKNLELLAGVGALFAGDYLDSTGTDDTAKTAYLQLTYKY from the coding sequence ATGAAAGCAACCACCACCTCCCTGCTGATGCTGACCGCCGCTCCGGTTTTCGCCGGAACGCCCGCCCCCCAAGTCGATGCACCCGCTTCTTCCGGAAGCTGGCTCGACGATTTCAAGCTCGATGCCGAACTGCGAGCCCGTGCCGAATGGACGGACAACGTCCGCGATTTCAACGACGACCTGAACGCCAGCGATGACGATGGCTGGCTGGCCACCCGCGCCCGTCTCGGCCTCGGCTGGACGCCGGAGAAGTGGCTGAAGATTTATGCCCAGGGGCAGGATGTCCGCGAATTCTTCTCCGGCCGTCCGCATGATACGCTGGGTGGAGCGAATGGTGATGACAGCTTCGACCTCCGCCAGGCTTACATCCAGCTCGGCGATCTCAAGCAGTGGCCGCTCCAGCTCACACTGGGCCGCCAGCCGCTGGACTATGGCTCGAAGCGTATTCTCGCCGACTCCGTGTGGGGCAACTATGGCCGCACCTTCGATGCGGCGAAGCTCACCTGGCAGATCAACAAGGACTGGAGCGTGGATGCCTTCGCCGGAAACGTGGTCACGATCGAGGAAGACCAGTTCAACGACTCCGACCACAATGCCGACCTCATCGGCATTTACGCCACTGGCAAGATCCCGCTCGGACAGACGCTCGATTTTTACGCCATTCACCTCGACAGCGAGCATTCCACGATGGCTCCGGTGAAGGGCGACTTCTGGACGCTCGGTTCGCGTCTCTTCAAGAAGCCCGGCAAGGATTCGCCGTGGGACTGGGAACTGGAGGCCGTGCTCCAGACTGGCAACGTGATGTTCGGGAAGAAGGATCTCGATCTGCTGGCCTTCGGGGGACAGGCCACGCTCGGCTACACTTTCGCCGACTGCACCTGGTCGCCTCGCCTGAGCGCGAACTACAGCTATGCCAGCGGTGACGATGACCGCACGGATGGCGATCAGCACCGCCTCCAGCCGGTGTATCCCTCCACCCACACCATGAACGGCCTGCTGGATTCCATCGGCTGGGCGAACGTTCATGACCCATACTTGGAATTCACCGTGGTGCCAGCGAAGGATTGGAAGATCGGCCTCCAAGGCCATGCTTTCTTCCGTGCGGAAACCGGGGACTTCGTTTACCGCGCGAATGGTTCGACGCCGGTCCGCATGCCTGCCGGTTACAATGGCGAGAGCTTCGTGGGCACGGAACTGGACCTCTACGTGCAGGGTGCTCTCACGAAGAACCTGGAGTTGCTCGCAGGCGTGGGTGCGCTGTTCGCCGGAGACTATCTGGACAGCACTGGCACCGATGATACCGCGAAGACCGCCTACCTCCAACTCACCTACAAGTATTGA
- a CDS encoding HEAT repeat domain-containing protein gives MKRGGAAIAAVAVLGIGLGIFALRHEPAPSLPVAGLAPPSRTERAKETAPAAGPLIGTKSAPPASPEQRAAARQSIEEAVTTYEQAAVKTIAAFLQDPDPDIRLAARDGLIQLGEQDAIPILRQAATRMSDAAEATACREAADYLELPSWSDTPEGQEALARIRARHGK, from the coding sequence ATGAAACGCGGGGGCGCCGCCATCGCCGCAGTGGCGGTTCTGGGTATCGGCCTCGGGATCTTCGCCTTGCGTCATGAGCCTGCCCCGTCCTTACCGGTGGCAGGCCTTGCTCCGCCATCCAGGACGGAGCGCGCCAAGGAAACGGCACCAGCTGCCGGCCCGCTGATCGGAACGAAGTCGGCACCGCCCGCCTCTCCGGAACAACGCGCCGCGGCACGGCAGAGCATTGAGGAGGCCGTAACCACCTATGAACAGGCAGCGGTAAAAACCATCGCCGCCTTTCTTCAGGATCCCGATCCGGACATCCGCCTCGCGGCCCGTGACGGCCTGATCCAGCTTGGCGAACAGGATGCCATTCCCATCCTGCGCCAAGCCGCCACCCGCATGAGCGATGCGGCCGAGGCCACCGCCTGCCGCGAGGCCGCCGACTACCTGGAGCTTCCCTCTTGGAGCGATACTCCGGAGGGCCAGGAAGCCCTCGCCCGCATCCGCGCAAGGCACGGGAAGTAA
- a CDS encoding DUF1579 domain-containing protein: MSTTQTPEAPATGMPQMPPPVAEHAWLERLAGEWKTAAELQCMPDQPPMKTVGHDSSRMLGGFWLISETKSESPEMPFGAIFTIGYSPEKQKYIATWVDTMTSRLWNYEGEVSDDGKVLTFHTEGSCPMEPGKTMRFRERIELLTPDHKLFTSAIQGDDGEWRTCVTVHAHRAK, from the coding sequence ATGAGCACGACCCAAACTCCCGAAGCTCCCGCCACCGGCATGCCTCAGATGCCGCCGCCCGTGGCCGAACACGCCTGGCTTGAGCGCCTCGCCGGCGAATGGAAGACCGCCGCCGAGCTCCAGTGCATGCCGGACCAGCCGCCGATGAAAACCGTCGGCCACGACAGCTCCCGCATGCTCGGCGGCTTCTGGCTCATCAGCGAGACCAAGAGCGAATCTCCCGAGATGCCCTTCGGCGCGATCTTCACCATCGGCTACTCGCCGGAGAAGCAGAAGTACATCGCCACCTGGGTGGACACCATGACCAGCCGCCTCTGGAACTACGAAGGCGAGGTCTCGGACGATGGCAAGGTCCTCACCTTCCACACCGAAGGCTCCTGCCCGATGGAGCCCGGCAAGACCATGCGCTTCCGCGAGCGCATCGAACTGCTCACGCCGGATCACAAGCTCTTCACCAGCGCGATCCAGGGCGATGACGGCGAGTGGCGCACCTGCGTCACCGTCCACGCCCACCGCGCGAAGTAA
- a CDS encoding TIR domain-containing protein: MTSTERKKATVITKYILESFAANDWYELGQITGKLDLITEHPRLLRALGFGDDDYGHCVAEVLNNILSSDSSLIDEIVNHFDMDLWYQQKDPAKFQRVFSDTRSISADFWREGFLKLFISHLTSNKDKMSVLKSALGNWGVSAFVAHEDIEASREWLNEVEIGLQTMEILVAVVEPGFRESDWCAQEVGYALGRNVDIIPLKAGMDPFGFFGKFQGVQIKGKFPEEVAYEIVRLLLKKPKYRNRLLECMSRAFSTLSSTLKIKLIGVLDSWSVVTDDQTKSLLETSSMSDYERIKLKDLVGRVGAFKVHQNAEIWDDDEIPF, translated from the coding sequence ATGACCTCGACCGAGCGCAAAAAGGCAACCGTCATAACAAAATATATTTTGGAGTCGTTTGCTGCAAATGACTGGTATGAACTCGGGCAAATTACAGGAAAGCTAGATTTAATTACGGAGCATCCTCGGCTTCTTCGAGCGTTAGGTTTTGGGGATGATGATTATGGACATTGTGTTGCAGAAGTATTGAATAATATTTTATCATCAGATTCTTCGCTGATTGATGAAATAGTTAATCATTTCGATATGGATCTATGGTATCAGCAAAAGGATCCCGCCAAATTTCAAAGAGTATTTTCAGATACCCGATCGATTTCAGCGGATTTTTGGAGGGAGGGTTTTTTGAAATTATTTATAAGTCATCTAACCTCCAATAAAGATAAGATGTCTGTATTGAAATCCGCCTTGGGAAACTGGGGGGTTTCGGCATTTGTTGCTCACGAGGATATCGAGGCTTCCCGAGAGTGGTTGAATGAGGTGGAAATAGGACTTCAAACAATGGAGATATTAGTAGCAGTTGTGGAACCAGGATTCAGAGAATCAGACTGGTGCGCTCAAGAAGTCGGATATGCATTGGGAAGGAATGTAGACATTATTCCGTTGAAAGCTGGGATGGATCCGTTTGGTTTCTTTGGGAAATTTCAAGGAGTTCAGATTAAAGGTAAATTTCCAGAAGAGGTGGCATATGAGATTGTGCGGTTGTTGCTAAAAAAGCCGAAGTATAGAAATAGACTTCTTGAGTGTATGAGTCGTGCTTTTTCTACATTGTCGTCAACACTGAAAATAAAATTAATAGGTGTGCTTGATTCTTGGAGTGTAGTGACCGATGATCAGACTAAATCCCTTTTGGAAACCAGCTCAATGTCTGATTATGAGCGTATTAAGTTGAAGGATCTTGTTGGGAGAGTGGGGGCGTTTAAAGTTCATCAAAACGCAGAGATTTGGGATGATGATGAAATTCCCTTTTAG
- a CDS encoding S10 family peptidase has translation MKPTRLALTALAALTLTAINAEGQKEPAKAEKPDKVEKAEKTDKEAPKETKEGKEGKDAKDSPPVTRSATVTIGGKPIPYEVTTAKIMLKEDEGKPRASVFHVTYTRTGLSDAERAKRPVMFAFNGGPGSSAVWLHLGMLGPKRVDIPGDGTQAPPPPAQVIDNPESILDVCDLVFIDPVSTGYSRVEKDVKPNEFHGVEEDVNSVGDFIRRWITEHDRWSSPKFLLGESYGGIRAAGLANHLQSRYGMSLNGVVMLSSVLDLRTLGGGPGDDIVYPVFLPVYASVGHFHGKLKGDRNALFEEARKFAFGEYATALLRGTELSSDERAKLADKLTSYSGVDASIWLANDLRLSPSQFEAELLRKEHKVIGRFDARVAWGATSEAELEPDYDPSYSLAQGAFSTAMLTYLGRDLGWKEDQPYEILTGKVNPWNWNSSRGATNLGSRIAKAMRDNPHLKVMVMCGHSDLACPPDGIAHTFRHMFELPEPQRGNVSFTYYDAGHMFYLNPPDRVKAREDLVKFIGAAK, from the coding sequence ATGAAACCCACCCGCCTCGCTCTGACCGCTCTCGCCGCCCTGACCTTGACCGCCATCAACGCGGAAGGTCAGAAGGAACCCGCCAAAGCCGAGAAACCCGACAAGGTGGAAAAGGCAGAGAAGACAGACAAGGAGGCTCCGAAGGAAACCAAGGAAGGGAAAGAGGGCAAGGACGCCAAGGATTCCCCACCCGTCACCCGCTCGGCCACGGTGACCATCGGTGGCAAACCGATCCCCTACGAGGTTACCACCGCCAAGATCATGCTGAAGGAAGACGAGGGCAAACCCCGCGCCTCGGTCTTCCACGTCACCTACACCCGCACCGGTCTGAGCGATGCCGAGCGTGCCAAGCGACCGGTGATGTTCGCTTTCAATGGCGGCCCCGGCTCCTCCGCGGTCTGGCTGCACCTCGGCATGCTCGGACCAAAGCGGGTCGATATTCCCGGAGATGGCACCCAGGCTCCGCCGCCGCCCGCCCAGGTGATCGACAATCCGGAGAGCATCCTGGATGTCTGCGATCTCGTTTTCATTGATCCAGTCTCCACCGGCTACAGCCGCGTCGAAAAGGATGTGAAGCCGAACGAATTCCACGGCGTGGAAGAGGACGTCAATTCCGTGGGCGATTTCATCCGCCGCTGGATCACCGAGCACGACCGCTGGAGCTCTCCGAAATTCCTGCTGGGCGAGTCCTACGGTGGCATCCGCGCGGCCGGTCTCGCGAACCATCTGCAATCCCGCTATGGAATGAGCCTGAACGGGGTGGTGATGCTTTCCTCCGTCCTCGATCTGCGCACGCTCGGCGGCGGCCCGGGCGATGACATCGTCTATCCCGTGTTCCTGCCGGTGTATGCCTCGGTCGGTCATTTCCACGGCAAGCTCAAGGGCGATCGCAATGCGTTGTTCGAAGAGGCGCGGAAGTTCGCCTTCGGTGAATACGCCACCGCCCTGCTGCGCGGCACCGAGCTCTCCTCTGACGAGCGCGCCAAACTGGCGGACAAGCTCACATCCTACAGCGGTGTCGATGCTTCGATCTGGCTCGCCAATGACCTGCGGCTTTCGCCATCGCAATTCGAAGCCGAGCTGCTGCGCAAGGAGCACAAGGTGATCGGCCGTTTCGACGCGCGTGTCGCCTGGGGTGCCACCAGCGAGGCGGAGCTGGAACCGGACTACGATCCTTCCTATTCGCTCGCCCAGGGAGCCTTCTCCACCGCGATGCTGACCTACCTCGGCCGCGATCTCGGTTGGAAGGAAGACCAGCCTTACGAGATCCTCACCGGCAAGGTCAACCCGTGGAACTGGAACTCCAGCCGCGGCGCGACGAACCTCGGAAGCCGCATCGCCAAGGCCATGCGCGACAACCCACACCTGAAGGTGATGGTCATGTGTGGTCACTCCGACCTCGCCTGCCCGCCCGATGGCATCGCGCACACCTTCCGCCACATGTTCGAGCTGCCGGAACCGCAGCGCGGGAACGTGAGTTTCACCTACTACGATGCCGGCCACATGTTCTACCTCAACCCGCCCGACCGCGTAAAGGCCCGCGAGGATCTGGTGAAGTTCATCGGCGCGGCGAAGTAG